One genomic region from Spartobacteria bacterium encodes:
- a CDS encoding DEAD/DEAH box helicase, translating into MTFEELGLSDPILRAVTELGFKEPMPIQAAAIPVLKECERDFVGLAQTGTGKTCAFGLPMLEQINLDDMTTQGVVICPTRELCLQITNDLQSFAKYMPKLNIVAVYGGASIVNQMKLLRKGAHIIVATPGRLMDLMDRKSARLDHVACVTLDEADEMLNMGFQEDIDKILSSVPERRSIWLFSATMPRGVAQIAKKYLKDPEEVTVGSPNQSAANIEHIYHMVHEKHRYQALKRTLDFAPEIYGLVFCRTRSETQTVAEALMQDGYKAEAIHGDLSQSQRDYVMRKFRQGTVKVLVATDVAARGLDVDDLTHVIHYRLPDEAAVYTHRSGRTARAGKSGYSVSLINMREVRRIKDIERLAKIKIRKEAIPDGRAICEKQLLALVDGVVKTEVNTDDIAAYLPAVMEALGGLDREELIMRFLSEEFNRFLEYYKHSADINVVKGDRDSYARDDRRDRGRRDRPDRNERGVRRNDRSDRLNGSKGLRGGGTRLCVSVGRSDEINKGAIVRMVCETAGVPSKSIGGIEIFENESTFDIETDMVEHVVDAIRSKNARIDGRHVTVSLARGGSDRRPVRRSDAGRSRNKYPRSKD; encoded by the coding sequence ATGACTTTTGAAGAATTGGGTCTCAGTGATCCTATATTACGTGCCGTCACCGAACTGGGATTTAAAGAACCGATGCCTATTCAGGCGGCGGCTATTCCCGTATTAAAGGAATGCGAACGGGATTTTGTGGGATTGGCTCAGACCGGTACGGGTAAAACGTGTGCGTTTGGTCTGCCGATGCTCGAGCAGATCAATCTTGACGATATGACCACACAGGGGGTCGTGATCTGTCCGACGAGGGAACTTTGTCTCCAGATCACCAATGATTTGCAGTCTTTCGCCAAGTATATGCCTAAGCTGAATATTGTGGCTGTATACGGCGGAGCAAGTATTGTGAATCAAATGAAATTATTACGCAAAGGGGCGCATATCATTGTTGCAACGCCGGGTCGTCTGATGGATTTGATGGATCGTAAATCAGCGCGTCTTGATCATGTTGCCTGTGTTACACTTGATGAAGCGGATGAAATGCTGAATATGGGTTTTCAGGAAGACATTGATAAGATTCTTTCAAGTGTCCCGGAGCGGCGCAGCATCTGGCTGTTTTCAGCAACGATGCCGCGCGGTGTGGCTCAAATTGCGAAAAAATACCTGAAGGATCCCGAAGAAGTCACGGTTGGAAGCCCAAACCAGAGTGCTGCCAACATTGAGCATATTTATCATATGGTTCATGAAAAACATCGTTATCAGGCATTGAAACGCACATTGGATTTTGCTCCAGAAATTTATGGACTGGTCTTTTGTCGAACGCGGAGTGAAACCCAGACGGTGGCGGAAGCTCTGATGCAGGATGGATATAAGGCAGAAGCGATTCATGGGGATTTATCTCAGTCACAACGTGATTATGTCATGCGCAAATTCCGGCAGGGCACGGTAAAGGTTCTGGTGGCTACCGATGTTGCGGCACGCGGACTGGATGTGGACGACTTAACGCATGTTATTCATTATCGTTTACCTGATGAAGCGGCTGTGTATACGCACCGGAGCGGCAGAACGGCGCGTGCAGGAAAATCAGGATATTCAGTATCGCTGATCAATATGCGAGAGGTACGTCGTATCAAAGATATTGAACGTCTAGCGAAGATCAAGATTCGCAAGGAAGCCATTCCTGACGGTCGGGCCATTTGTGAAAAGCAACTGCTGGCACTGGTTGACGGTGTGGTAAAGACAGAAGTCAATACCGATGACATTGCGGCCTATTTACCGGCTGTTATGGAAGCACTGGGCGGCCTGGATCGCGAAGAGCTGATCATGCGTTTTCTGTCGGAGGAATTTAATCGTTTTCTTGAATATTATAAGCATTCGGCAGATATAAACGTGGTTAAAGGCGATCGCGATTCCTATGCCAGAGATGATCGTCGTGATCGCGGCCGGAGAGATCGCCCTGACCGTAATGAGCGCGGTGTTCGTCGCAATGACCGGTCTGACCGTTTGAATGGATCCAAGGGATTGCGCGGTGGGGGAACTCGGCTTTGCGTGAGTGTTGGCCGCTCAGATGAAATCAACAAAGGGGCCATTGTTCGCATGGTGTGCGAGACAGCCGGGGTTCCGTCGAAAAGCATTGGCGGCATTGAAATATTTGAAAACGAATCCACCTTTGACATTGAAACGGACATGGTAGAACACGTGGTGGATGCGATTCGTTCCAAGAATGCACGCATTGATGGACGGCATGTTACGGTCAGTCTGGCCAGAGGCGGCAGTGATCGTCGTCCGGTTCGTCGTTCCGATGCCGGTCGGAGTCGTAATAAATATCCACGCAGCAAGGACTAA